In a single window of the Rhineura floridana isolate rRhiFlo1 chromosome 3, rRhiFlo1.hap2, whole genome shotgun sequence genome:
- the LOC133378977 gene encoding vomeronasal type-2 receptor 26-like, translated as MLDLLAGGRSNIPNFNCGKQNKLLAVLEGADSVIAKEISTMSDIYKIPQISYGFTAQGLDDNIQFPFVYRTVPKEETQYPGIVKLLLHFRWTWIGLTAPDNDNGERFVNALTPLLINNGICIALSKRLPEKNLYQRLNSIKPNVIWRQVNVFIYYEHIQGGWGPIIMLQTALEENIGAKVWISTVFQDINLNLWFDPNLFQYIHGSLAFVMKSQIRTKHDYYSPFSPDLDQFWKKAFHCLYSKHLLSMRGWTRCTEKENLEKLPQEELERALSQDSYSTYFSVQAVAQALSTAYSTRTKQMWMVGRQGGLERQRLQPWQLHPFLREIQFLNASLGGLHLDENGDLPGNYDIENWVMFSNESRVRVKVGSIERGKSADIKLTINPEAIVWPKQFSKTVPQSRCTESCRPGYKKVAKEGEPVCCYACAPCAEGTISTQEDAEHCNKCPEHQYPNKDLDQCVPKIVTFLSFKESLGTILVSFALFLSLTTSFVLGIFIKYIDTPVVKANNQNLSYILLISLLLSFLSSFLFTNRPRKTTCLLRQTAFSIIFSVSISSVLAKTITVVLAFLATKPGDRVRRWLGKSLANSIVISSSSIQVVICTIWLVISPPFPDSDMHSQPGEIILQCNEGAGLLGCIFLPKCYIIVLRPDLNTKECLITKTKDGI; from the exons ATGCTAGACCTGCTTGCAGGTGGGAGAAGCAATATTCCAAACTTTAACTGTGGAAAACAGAATAAGCTGCTGGCTGTTCTTGAAGGAGCTGATTCTGTGATTGCAAAAGAGATTTCGACCATGTCCGACATCTACAAAATCCCACAA ATCAGTTATGGCTTTACTGCTCAGGGTCTTGATGATAACATCCAGTTCCCTTTTGTCTACCGGACAGTCCCCAAAGAAGAAACTCAGTACCCAGGGATTGTCAAACTGCTCCTACATTTTAGATGGACATGGATTGGTCTTACTGCTCCAGACAATGACAATGGAGAAAGGTTTGTGAATGCCTTGACACCTCTACTGATCAACAATGGAATTTGCATTGCCTTATCAAAAAGACTACCAGAAAAGAATCTGTACCAAAGGCTCAACTCTATTAAACCAAATGTCATATGGAGACAagtcaatgtatttatttactatgAGCATATTCAGGGGGGATGGGGTCCAATCATCATGCTACAAACAGCACTTGAGGAAAACATTGGGGCAAAAGTCTGGATCTCAACAGTTTTTCAGGACATCAACTTGAACCTGTGGTTTGATCCTAATCTCTTCCAGTACATTCATGGTTCTCTGGCCTTTGTAATGAAGTCCCAAATAAGAACAAAACATGACTACTATAGTCCATTCTCACCTGATCTTGACCAGTTCTGGAAGAAAGCATTTCATTGTTTATATTCAAAGCACTTGTTATCCATGAGAGGTTGGACAAGATGCACAGAGAAGGAGAATCTGGAGAAGCTGCCCCAAGAGGAGCTGGAGAGAGCCCTGTCTCAAGATAGCTACAGCACTTACTTCAGTGTCCAGGCTGTGGCTCAGGCCTTAAGCACTGCATATTCAACCAGAACAAAGCAGATGTGGATGGTGGGTAGACAAGGTGGGCTGGAACGTCAAAGGCtgcagccatggcag CTTCACCCTTTCTTAAGAGAAATCCAGTTTTTGAATGCTTCATTGGGTGGCCTGCATTTGGATGAGAATGGGGACCTGCCAGGCAACTATGATATTGAGAACTGGGTCATGTTTTCCAATGAGTCCCGTGTTCGAGTGAAAGTTGGGAGCATAGAGAGAGGAAAGTCTGCTGACATTAAACTCACCATTAACCCGGAAGCCATTGTGTGGCCCAAGCAGTTTAGCAAG ACCGTGCCTCAGTCCAGGTGTACAGAAAGCTGTCGCCCTGGATACAAGAAAGTGGCTAAAGAAGGAGAGCCGGTTTGCTGCTATGCTTGTGCTCCATGTGCAgaagggaccatctccactcaAGAAG ATGCAGAACATTGCAACAAATGCCCAGAACATCAGTATCCAAACAAGGACCTAGATCAATGTGTTCCCAAGATTGTCACATTCCTGTCCTTTAAAGAGTCTTTAGGGACCATCCTTGTTTCTTTTGCTTTATTCTTGTCATTAACTACGAGTTTTGTTttaggaatcttcattaaatATATTGACACTCCagtagtcaaagccaacaaccagaATCTTTCATACATCCTCCTTatctccctcctgctttcctttttgtcctccttcctgttcaccaaccGGCCAAGGAAAACAacctgccttctccgacaaacagccttcagcatcattttctcagtttccatctcttctgtcttggcaaaaaccatcactgtagtgctagccttcctggccacaaagccaggggACAGGGTGAGGAGGtggctggggaagagtctggccaactccattgtcatttccaGTTCTAGTatccaagttgtcatctgcaccatctggctagtgatctctcccccattcccagactcTGACATGCATTCCCAGCCTGGAgaaatcatcctgcaatgcaaCGAAGG tgctgggctccTGGGCTGCATCTTCCTTCCCAAATGCTACATCATTGTACTgaggcctgatctgaatacaaaggagTGTCTGATAACAAAAACTAAAGATGGCATCTGA